From Alcaligenes faecalis, the proteins below share one genomic window:
- a CDS encoding TRAP transporter small permease, translating to MQTRFLRHVCSWMFGLSALAILALMAVAFADVMMRSFVRPLSGAFELTEVLVGVMVFAALPFVTLSGKHVKVSLLRSLVGKNVLMQGLLRWCSRVATGVLMAFLAYHLWALGTQFAQTNSRAVFADLPLAPFAYFAAVMCALSTLAALFSADGDELAEEK from the coding sequence ATGCAGACCCGTTTCTTGCGTCATGTTTGTAGTTGGATGTTCGGGCTGTCCGCATTGGCCATTCTGGCCTTGATGGCGGTGGCCTTTGCCGATGTCATGATGCGCAGCTTTGTGCGGCCGCTGTCTGGCGCTTTTGAATTAACCGAGGTGCTGGTCGGGGTGATGGTGTTTGCCGCCCTGCCCTTTGTCACCTTGAGTGGCAAGCACGTCAAAGTGTCCTTGCTGCGCTCTCTGGTGGGCAAGAACGTGCTGATGCAAGGTCTGTTGCGCTGGTGCAGTCGTGTGGCGACAGGTGTGCTGATGGCCTTTCTGGCTTATCACCTGTGGGCCTTGGGTACACAGTTTGCGCAGACCAATTCGCGCGCGGTATTTGCAGACCTGCCATTGGCGCCTTTTGCTTACTTTGCAGCGGTGATGTGCGCCCTGTCCACGCTGGCCGCACTGTTCAGTGCCGACGGCGACGAGCTCGCTGAGGAAAAATAA
- the dnaN gene encoding DNA polymerase III subunit beta — protein MQLVQATRDALLKPLSTVVGIVERRHTLPILANILLRKNGSDVSFLATDLEVQITTNADFGVGEDNAATTVAARKLLDILKALPDFGDVRLGLDSGKLTIQSGKSRFQLQTLEAADFPVLNLPEQWDVSLSMPQRTLKHLFNTVHFAMAQQDIRYYLNGMLLVFEPGLVRTVTTDGHRLAHNATAIDGVQERHDIIVPRKTVLEMQRLLGDTDDLVNIDVSSRQIRFRFGDVELVSKLVEGKFPDFARVIPSNYTRHFDVSREVLQGSLQRAAILTTDKLRGVRLQLSQNQLKISASNAEQEEAVEELDIDYEHESLDVGFNVSYLLDVLASIKDETVRWSVQPDANASVLMTLPEQEDFKYVVMPMRI, from the coding sequence ATGCAACTCGTTCAAGCTACCCGCGACGCATTGCTAAAGCCCTTATCCACAGTAGTTGGCATTGTGGAGCGCCGCCATACTTTGCCGATTCTGGCCAACATCCTGCTGCGTAAAAACGGCTCTGATGTCTCTTTCCTGGCAACTGACCTGGAAGTGCAGATCACCACCAATGCCGACTTTGGCGTGGGTGAGGACAATGCAGCCACCACCGTGGCGGCCCGCAAGCTGCTGGACATTCTGAAAGCCCTGCCCGACTTTGGCGATGTGCGCCTGGGCCTGGACAGCGGCAAGCTGACCATCCAGTCCGGCAAGAGTCGCTTTCAGTTGCAGACGCTGGAAGCCGCTGATTTTCCAGTGCTGAACCTGCCCGAGCAATGGGACGTGTCCTTGAGCATGCCTCAGCGTACCTTGAAGCACCTGTTCAATACGGTGCACTTTGCCATGGCCCAGCAGGACATCCGCTACTACCTGAACGGTATGTTGCTGGTGTTCGAGCCTGGTCTGGTACGTACGGTTACCACGGACGGACACCGTCTGGCTCATAATGCCACTGCAATTGATGGCGTGCAGGAACGTCACGACATCATCGTGCCCCGCAAGACCGTGCTGGAAATGCAGCGTCTGCTGGGCGATACCGACGATCTGGTCAATATTGACGTGTCCAGCCGTCAGATCCGTTTCCGTTTTGGCGATGTGGAGCTGGTCTCCAAACTGGTTGAAGGCAAATTCCCCGACTTTGCGCGTGTGATTCCTTCCAACTACACCCGCCACTTTGATGTCAGCCGTGAAGTGCTGCAAGGCAGCCTGCAGCGTGCTGCCATTCTGACCACCGACAAACTGCGTGGCGTGCGACTGCAACTGTCGCAAAACCAGCTGAAGATTTCTGCTTCCAACGCTGAACAGGAAGAAGCCGTCGAAGAGCTGGATATTGATTATGAACACGAAAGTCTGGACGTTGGCTTTAACGTCAGCTACCTGCTCGATGTGTTGGCCAGCATCAAGGACGAAACAGTCCGCTGGTCTGTGCAGCCCGATGCCAACGCCTCTGTGTTGATGACGCTGCCCGAGCAAGAAGACTTCAAGTACGTGGTCATGCCGATGCGCATTTAA
- the yidD gene encoding membrane protein insertion efficiency factor YidD, with the protein MMRKLASAPIRFYQFFLSPWIGRNCRFTPSCSNYALQAIDIHGPLKGLWLGGVRICRCNPWCKGGHDPVPARTPEDRNTF; encoded by the coding sequence ATGATGCGCAAACTGGCTTCGGCGCCGATCCGCTTTTACCAGTTTTTTCTGAGTCCCTGGATCGGCAGAAACTGCCGCTTTACCCCCAGCTGCTCCAACTATGCCTTGCAGGCCATTGACATTCATGGCCCGCTCAAAGGCTTATGGCTAGGGGGTGTACGCATCTGCCGCTGCAATCCCTGGTGCAAGGGAGGGCATGATCCTGTGCCCGCTCGCACGCCCGAAGACCGCAACACTTTCTAA
- a CDS encoding GNAT family N-acetyltransferase, with protein sequence MPTLRPAQLADIGTIGDMYAELFAHMHHLQPHYYLEARQDEGFIRSMIESDQAALFVAEKDDQALGFIIVQQQKTPPYNCITPHDFAYVIDLVVTESARGMGLGKLLMQTAQEWAHVRGLDYIELGVLSNNRGAIALYEQLGYEHNTSIMRKALK encoded by the coding sequence ATGCCCACCCTACGTCCCGCCCAACTTGCTGACATTGGCACGATTGGAGATATGTACGCCGAGCTATTTGCCCACATGCATCATTTGCAGCCGCACTACTACCTGGAAGCACGGCAGGACGAAGGCTTTATCCGGTCCATGATCGAGTCGGACCAGGCAGCCTTGTTTGTGGCCGAGAAGGACGATCAGGCGCTGGGTTTCATTATTGTTCAGCAGCAAAAGACCCCGCCGTACAACTGCATCACGCCGCATGACTTTGCCTATGTGATTGATCTTGTCGTGACAGAATCGGCACGAGGCATGGGACTGGGCAAGCTGCTGATGCAGACCGCCCAGGAGTGGGCACACGTGCGTGGACTGGACTACATCGAGCTGGGGGTCTTGAGCAATAATCGGGGCGCTATCGCTCTGTATGAGCAGCTGGGCTATGAACACAACACCAGCATCATGCGCAAGGCGCTTAAATAA
- the gyrB gene encoding DNA topoisomerase (ATP-hydrolyzing) subunit B: MTDQTTTTQPADYGADSIKMLKGLEAVRKRPGMYIGDTSDGTGLHHMVFEVVDNAIDEALAGHCDDIVVTIHSDNSISVCDNGRGIPTDIHKDDEHQRSAAEIVMTELHAGGKFDQNSYKVSGGLHGVGVSCVNALSEWLLLTIWRNGNEHQVEFRRGERTAPLAVTGLAEGRTGTCVRYLADVEIFSNIEYHHEILAKRLRELSFLNNGVKIRLVDEIQGKEEDFAFLGGVKGFVDFINRNKTPLHPNVFSVATESNAGGTPVSVEVAMQWNDSYAETVLCFTNNIPQRDGGSHLTGLRAAMTRVLNKYIADNELAKKAKVDTSGDDMREGLVCVLSVKVPEPKFSSQTKDKLVSSEVRPAVEEAVARTLETWLLENPNDAKALCGKIVEAARAREAARKAREMTRRKSVLEGAGLPGKLADCQEKDPALCELYIVEGDSAGGSAKQGRDRKFQAILPLRGKVLNVEKARFDRLISSEQITTLITALGTSIGPDFDIDKLRYHRIIIMTDADVDGAHIRTLLLTLLYRQMPELIERGYVYIAQPPLFKVKVGREEMYLKDEAEEAEFMLKLALRDAVLTPSEGAAPITGEALSDYAHRYVKAKAVIERLSRHMDGDALSALAEGVKLNLDTQEAAEQTAQDLEKALFDEAAPTVVKVFAAFDEGSESWRVVVQRLHHGNIRVTVFDRNFVRGGDHQTLARAGETFAGLIGDGAMVARGEGEKRRETAVDDFREVMQWLLTEAERGLSKQRYKGLGEMNPSQLWETTMDPTVRRLLRVQIADAIDADQIFTTLMGDHVEPRRAFIESHALQAGNLDI, from the coding sequence ATGACCGATCAAACCACGACCACCCAGCCAGCCGATTACGGCGCTGATTCCATCAAAATGCTCAAAGGCCTGGAGGCCGTGCGCAAGCGTCCAGGCATGTACATCGGGGACACCTCCGATGGCACCGGCCTGCACCACATGGTTTTCGAGGTGGTGGATAACGCGATTGATGAGGCGCTGGCCGGTCATTGCGACGATATCGTCGTCACCATCCACTCCGACAACAGCATTTCGGTGTGTGATAACGGCCGCGGTATTCCAACCGATATCCACAAGGACGACGAACACCAGCGCAGCGCCGCTGAAATCGTCATGACCGAACTGCACGCTGGCGGTAAATTCGACCAGAACTCCTACAAGGTGTCTGGCGGTTTGCACGGTGTGGGTGTGTCTTGTGTGAACGCCCTGTCCGAATGGCTGTTGCTGACCATCTGGCGCAACGGCAACGAACACCAGGTCGAGTTCCGCCGTGGTGAGCGCACTGCGCCCCTGGCCGTGACTGGTCTGGCTGAAGGCCGCACGGGTACTTGCGTGCGCTACCTGGCTGACGTGGAAATTTTCAGCAACATCGAATACCACCACGAAATTCTGGCCAAGCGTCTGCGCGAGCTGTCCTTCCTGAACAATGGCGTGAAGATCCGCCTGGTTGACGAGATCCAGGGCAAGGAAGAAGACTTTGCCTTTCTGGGCGGTGTCAAAGGCTTTGTGGACTTCATCAACCGCAACAAGACCCCGTTGCATCCTAACGTGTTCAGCGTGGCTACCGAGTCCAATGCTGGCGGCACGCCGGTATCGGTTGAAGTGGCCATGCAGTGGAATGACAGCTACGCTGAAACCGTGCTGTGTTTCACCAACAATATTCCCCAGCGCGACGGTGGTTCCCACCTGACCGGTCTGCGTGCGGCCATGACCCGCGTGCTGAACAAGTACATTGCCGACAACGAACTGGCCAAGAAAGCCAAGGTCGATACCTCCGGTGACGATATGCGCGAAGGCCTGGTCTGCGTGCTGTCGGTGAAGGTGCCCGAGCCCAAGTTCAGCAGCCAGACCAAAGACAAGCTGGTGTCCAGCGAAGTGCGTCCCGCCGTGGAAGAAGCCGTGGCCCGCACCCTGGAGACCTGGTTGCTGGAGAACCCCAACGACGCCAAGGCCTTGTGCGGCAAGATCGTGGAAGCAGCCCGTGCCCGTGAAGCGGCCCGTAAAGCCCGCGAAATGACACGTCGCAAGAGCGTGCTGGAAGGCGCTGGCCTGCCCGGCAAGCTGGCCGACTGCCAGGAAAAAGACCCAGCCCTGTGCGAACTGTACATTGTGGAGGGTGACTCCGCAGGCGGCTCGGCCAAGCAAGGCCGAGACCGTAAATTCCAGGCCATCCTGCCGTTGCGCGGCAAGGTGCTGAACGTAGAAAAAGCCCGTTTCGATCGTCTGATTTCCAGCGAGCAGATCACTACCCTGATCACTGCCCTGGGTACCAGCATCGGCCCCGACTTTGATATCGACAAACTGCGCTACCACCGCATCATCATCATGACTGACGCGGACGTGGACGGTGCTCATATTCGTACCTTGCTGCTGACACTGCTGTACCGTCAGATGCCCGAACTGATTGAGCGTGGCTATGTGTACATCGCGCAGCCGCCTTTGTTCAAGGTTAAGGTTGGGCGTGAAGAGATGTACCTGAAGGACGAGGCCGAGGAAGCGGAATTCATGTTGAAGCTGGCACTGCGCGATGCAGTGCTGACACCATCCGAAGGTGCAGCTCCTATCACAGGCGAAGCCCTGTCCGACTACGCCCATCGCTACGTGAAGGCCAAGGCCGTGATTGAGCGTCTGTCGCGTCATATGGACGGTGATGCCCTGTCAGCGTTGGCTGAAGGCGTGAAGTTGAACTTGGACACGCAGGAAGCAGCCGAACAAACTGCTCAGGATTTGGAGAAGGCGCTGTTCGACGAAGCTGCCCCCACCGTCGTTAAAGTCTTTGCTGCCTTTGATGAAGGGAGCGAATCCTGGCGTGTGGTGGTGCAGCGTCTGCACCATGGCAACATCCGTGTCACGGTGTTTGACCGCAACTTCGTGCGTGGTGGCGATCACCAAACTCTGGCCCGCGCTGGCGAGACCTTTGCCGGTCTGATCGGTGATGGCGCCATGGTGGCTCGTGGTGAAGGCGAGAAGCGTCGTGAAACCGCCGTGGATGATTTCCGTGAAGTCATGCAATGGCTGTTGACCGAAGCCGAACGCGGGCTTAGCAAGCAGCGCTACAAAGGTCTGGGTGAGATGAACCCCAGCCAGCTGTGGGAAACCACCATGGACCCCACCGTACGTCGTTTGCTGCGTGTGCAGATCGCTGATGCCATCGATGCGGATCAGATCTTCACCACGCTGATGGGTGATCACGTTGAGCCACGTCGTGCCTTTATCGAATCCCATGCCTTGCAGGCGGGGAACCTGGATATTTAA
- a CDS encoding alpha/beta hydrolase, producing MTQHLESEYNASWHVPDHKEIVASWSGLAEQFRAGSRHEANQPYGPETRNVMDIHFPVVERSDVAVLMFIHGGYWQSMDQRRFSHLAQGSVDNGLITVLPTYTLCPQASVAQIIDELRLACATVWRRFKRPIVVAGHSAGGHLAACLLATDWPGFAPDLPGDILQAGLGLSGLYDLEPLTHIGINDALQLNAQTARASSPLFWPAPAHGQPFEAWVGGDETSEFHRQSQELAKAWSRQGVDAVYRSLPGTNHYNVIAALADKESVLSARLVALARN from the coding sequence ATGACACAGCATCTGGAAAGTGAGTACAACGCCAGTTGGCATGTGCCCGATCACAAGGAGATTGTGGCCTCGTGGTCGGGGTTGGCCGAGCAGTTTCGGGCTGGTTCGCGTCATGAAGCCAATCAGCCTTACGGCCCGGAAACGCGTAATGTCATGGACATTCACTTTCCGGTTGTGGAGCGCTCGGATGTGGCGGTGCTGATGTTCATTCATGGTGGTTATTGGCAATCCATGGACCAGCGTCGTTTCAGCCATCTGGCACAAGGCAGCGTGGATAACGGCCTGATTACGGTATTGCCCACCTATACCTTGTGCCCGCAGGCGAGCGTGGCGCAGATTATTGATGAACTGCGCCTGGCTTGTGCGACGGTCTGGCGACGTTTCAAGCGCCCGATCGTGGTGGCAGGCCACTCGGCAGGAGGGCATCTGGCAGCCTGTCTGCTGGCCACCGACTGGCCTGGTTTTGCGCCGGATTTGCCTGGCGATATATTGCAGGCGGGCCTGGGCTTGTCCGGCCTGTATGACCTGGAACCGCTGACGCATATCGGCATTAATGATGCCTTGCAGCTCAATGCTCAAACCGCCCGAGCCTCCAGCCCCTTGTTTTGGCCTGCCCCTGCACATGGCCAGCCTTTCGAGGCCTGGGTAGGGGGGGATGAAACCTCGGAGTTTCATCGTCAAAGCCAGGAACTGGCCAAGGCCTGGTCCAGGCAAGGAGTGGATGCGGTGTACCGCAGCCTGCCGGGAACAAATCACTACAACGTGATCGCGGCCTTGGCTGATAAAGAATCCGTACTGTCAGCGCGTCTGGTTGCGCTGGCAAGGAATTGA
- a CDS encoding TRAP transporter substrate-binding protein, which produces MIKQVSKWVGVAAVALAASTSVQAQNVTLRFSNWLPPTHPMVTEMLNPWAKDVEQATEGRVKIQVLPPLGTPASHYDLVRNGVADMTIGVHSYTPERFKLTEMVELPMTAENAQVNSLAYWRTYQKYFMGKNEHAGTKLLGAWVPGSYQLWTAAKVDSLDKLDGTKIRIPGVLVERIAKLLGLVSISSTLTEAYDQISRGIIDGMFQNYTTVIDFNLARFMPNLFVLPGGFSASSQFMVVNERSWQRISEADRAAIDALSGEALVKRFSGIWQKNNMAAFDRLSAEGIKVHRIEGEQLEAMKTKLAVIEQQWLSEAKGVEAQEALNFYRAELDRVAAELGVPKD; this is translated from the coding sequence ATGATTAAGCAAGTTAGCAAATGGGTGGGGGTAGCGGCAGTCGCCCTGGCAGCCAGCACCAGCGTGCAGGCACAAAACGTCACGCTGCGTTTTTCCAACTGGTTGCCACCCACCCATCCCATGGTGACCGAGATGTTGAATCCCTGGGCCAAGGATGTGGAACAGGCCACGGAAGGACGGGTGAAGATTCAGGTTCTGCCGCCCCTGGGCACCCCTGCTTCGCACTACGACCTGGTGCGCAATGGCGTGGCGGACATGACGATTGGTGTGCACTCCTATACCCCGGAGCGTTTCAAGCTGACGGAAATGGTGGAGCTGCCCATGACGGCCGAGAACGCTCAGGTGAATTCGCTGGCCTACTGGCGCACCTACCAGAAGTACTTCATGGGCAAGAACGAGCACGCCGGTACCAAGTTACTGGGCGCGTGGGTTCCTGGTTCGTACCAGTTGTGGACCGCTGCCAAGGTAGACAGCCTGGACAAGCTGGATGGCACCAAGATCCGTATTCCCGGTGTGCTGGTGGAGCGTATCGCCAAGCTGTTGGGGCTGGTGTCGATTTCCTCAACGCTGACCGAAGCCTATGACCAGATTTCGCGCGGCATTATTGATGGCATGTTCCAGAACTACACCACAGTGATCGACTTCAATCTGGCGCGCTTTATGCCGAACCTGTTCGTCCTGCCCGGTGGTTTCTCCGCTTCCAGCCAGTTCATGGTGGTTAACGAGCGCAGCTGGCAGCGTATTAGCGAGGCCGACCGTGCCGCGATTGATGCCTTGTCGGGTGAAGCTCTGGTCAAACGTTTCTCGGGTATCTGGCAAAAGAACAATATGGCGGCTTTTGATCGCTTGAGCGCTGAAGGCATCAAGGTGCACCGCATTGAAGGCGAGCAGCTGGAAGCCATGAAGACCAAGCTGGCGGTGATTGAGCAGCAATGGTTGAGCGAAGCCAAGGGTGTGGAGGCTCAGGAAGCGCTGAACTTCTACCGTGCCGAGCTGGATCGCGTAGCGGCCGAACTGGGCGTTCCCAAGGACTAA
- the dnaA gene encoding chromosomal replication initiator protein DnaA: MNEFWQSCVQKLEQELPPQQISAWIRPLVPLDFDSEAGVLRVSAPNRFKLDWVRKNFATRIEELASDFYECPVTVQFELPSASAAPRRALADRAAPAPAGSPAGENLAPPVANPAMTAVVDAVQDRSRLNAELTFDNFVTGKANQLARAAALQVAENPGVSYNPLFLYGGVGLGKTHLIHAIGNALVANGNGVRVRYVHADQYVSDVVKAYQRKAFDEFKRYYHSLDLLLIDDIQFFAGKNRTQEEFFYAFEAMVAQRKQIIITSDTYPKELANIDSRLISRFDSGLTVAIEPPELEMRVAILLRKAQAEGIAMPEEVAFFIAKHLRSNVRELEGALRKVSAYARFHGRDVLTVEVCKDALKDLLSVSNGQITVENIQKTVADFYKIKVADMYSKRRPANIAMPRQVAMYLAKELTQKSLPEIGDLFGGRDHTTVLHAVRKISDARTKQAELNHALHVLEQTLKG, translated from the coding sequence ATGAATGAGTTCTGGCAGTCCTGCGTTCAGAAATTGGAGCAGGAGCTTCCCCCCCAACAAATAAGTGCGTGGATACGTCCACTGGTTCCCCTGGACTTCGATAGTGAAGCCGGGGTGTTGCGCGTTTCTGCTCCTAATCGTTTCAAACTGGATTGGGTCCGCAAGAATTTCGCCACTCGTATCGAGGAACTGGCTTCGGATTTCTACGAATGTCCCGTTACGGTTCAGTTCGAGCTGCCTTCGGCCAGCGCGGCGCCGCGTCGCGCCCTGGCCGATCGTGCTGCTCCTGCGCCTGCAGGCAGCCCCGCCGGTGAAAACCTGGCCCCGCCCGTTGCCAACCCGGCCATGACGGCGGTGGTGGATGCGGTACAGGATCGTTCGCGCCTGAATGCCGAACTGACCTTCGACAATTTCGTGACGGGTAAAGCCAACCAGCTGGCACGCGCAGCGGCCTTGCAGGTGGCCGAGAACCCCGGTGTCTCCTATAACCCGCTCTTTCTGTATGGCGGTGTGGGTTTGGGCAAGACCCACCTGATTCACGCGATCGGCAATGCGCTGGTCGCCAATGGCAATGGTGTGCGGGTCCGCTATGTCCATGCCGACCAATACGTGTCGGACGTGGTCAAGGCGTACCAGCGCAAGGCGTTTGACGAGTTCAAGCGCTACTACCATTCGCTGGACTTGCTGCTGATTGACGATATTCAGTTTTTCGCCGGCAAGAACCGTACGCAGGAAGAGTTTTTCTACGCCTTTGAAGCGATGGTGGCCCAGCGCAAGCAGATCATCATCACCTCGGATACGTATCCCAAAGAGCTGGCCAATATTGATAGCCGCCTGATCTCGCGCTTTGACTCCGGCCTGACCGTGGCGATTGAGCCGCCCGAGCTGGAAATGCGCGTGGCGATCTTGCTGCGCAAAGCCCAGGCTGAAGGCATTGCCATGCCCGAAGAAGTGGCCTTCTTTATTGCCAAACATCTGCGCAGCAACGTGCGCGAGCTGGAAGGGGCGCTGCGCAAGGTTTCGGCCTATGCGCGTTTCCATGGCCGCGACGTCCTGACGGTGGAAGTGTGCAAGGACGCACTGAAGGATTTGCTGTCGGTCTCCAATGGGCAGATCACAGTGGAAAATATTCAGAAAACCGTGGCCGATTTTTATAAAATCAAGGTCGCGGATATGTACTCCAAGCGCCGCCCCGCCAATATCGCCATGCCGCGCCAGGTGGCCATGTATCTGGCCAAGGAACTGACCCAAAAGAGTTTGCCGGAAATTGGCGATCTTTTCGGTGGCAGGGACCACACTACGGTGCTGCACGCGGTGCGCAAAATCTCGGATGCACGCACCAAGCAAGCCGAACTGAATCACGCATTACACGTACTGGAACAAACTCTCAAAGGATGA
- a CDS encoding pseudouridine synthase: MRLDKFLGESTDLSRSDARKVLKSGEITVNGEVVTKGTHVVQEGDVVCWDDEPLALVGLRYIMLNKPAGYECSLKNSAYPSVMMLIDVEKRERLHTVGRLDVDTTGLILITDDGQWTHRIISPRHQCDKVYVATLAEPLPDNAEELFKAGILLNGEDKPTLPAVLERIDERTARLTIQEGKYHQVKRMFASLGNLVQTLHRERIGSLSLDDSLEPGESRYLTPAEVQQFVEEG; this comes from the coding sequence ATGCGACTGGACAAGTTTCTTGGTGAGAGTACGGATCTGAGTCGCTCAGACGCACGTAAGGTGCTAAAAAGCGGGGAAATCACGGTTAATGGCGAGGTGGTGACTAAGGGCACCCACGTTGTGCAAGAGGGCGATGTGGTGTGCTGGGACGACGAGCCGCTTGCCCTGGTTGGTTTGCGTTACATCATGCTCAATAAGCCCGCTGGTTACGAGTGCAGCCTTAAAAATAGTGCTTACCCGTCCGTGATGATGCTGATCGATGTAGAAAAGCGCGAGCGCTTGCACACCGTCGGTCGCTTGGATGTGGATACTACCGGCCTGATTTTGATTACGGATGATGGCCAGTGGACGCATCGTATTATCTCGCCCCGCCATCAATGCGATAAGGTCTACGTGGCGACCTTGGCAGAGCCTTTGCCTGACAATGCAGAAGAACTGTTCAAGGCCGGTATCTTGTTGAATGGCGAGGACAAGCCAACGCTGCCAGCTGTGCTGGAACGCATTGATGAACGCACCGCAAGGCTGACCATTCAGGAAGGGAAATACCATCAGGTGAAGCGTATGTTTGCCTCCTTGGGGAATCTGGTTCAGACCCTGCATCGTGAGCGCATTGGCTCGCTTTCCCTGGATGACAGTCTGGAGCCGGGAGAGTCGCGCTACTTAACGCCGGCCGAGGTGCAGCAGTTTGTAGAAGAAGGCTAA
- a CDS encoding ribonuclease P protein component, protein MRASFPATARLHSPTEYAQSLKGQRVGRGALFVVTRSRGEDPHQTEGARLGLIVPKRFANRAVTRNTIKRILRETFRHKREGLPNAAYVFRLHSKVPLVSLTVLKQLVRDEATTLLSRVRP, encoded by the coding sequence ATGCGTGCCTCCTTTCCAGCTACGGCTCGCTTACATAGCCCCACCGAATACGCGCAGTCATTAAAAGGACAGCGTGTAGGTCGCGGGGCTTTGTTCGTGGTCACTCGCTCTCGTGGCGAGGACCCACACCAGACCGAAGGAGCCCGTTTGGGACTGATCGTCCCCAAGCGCTTTGCCAACCGCGCCGTCACCCGCAACACCATCAAACGTATCTTGCGTGAAACCTTCCGCCACAAACGCGAAGGCTTGCCCAATGCCGCCTATGTCTTTAGGCTGCACAGCAAGGTGCCCCTGGTGTCGCTGACTGTCTTGAAGCAACTGGTTCGCGATGAAGCCACCACCTTGTTGTCCAGGGTACGGCCATGA
- the rpmH gene encoding 50S ribosomal protein L34: MKRTYQPSVTRRKRTHGFRVRMKTRGGRAVLNARRAKGRKRLAV, from the coding sequence ATGAAACGCACCTACCAACCCTCCGTTACCCGTCGCAAGCGCACCCACGGTTTTCGCGTTCGCATGAAAACTCGCGGTGGCCGCGCTGTTTTGAACGCACGTCGCGCCAAAGGTCGCAAACGTCTGGCTGTATAA
- a CDS encoding TRAP transporter large permease — translation MTVVVTGMIILIVLMVLEVPIAVAMALVGIGGFAYVVDWGPAAYMAAETSYRLVHNYNLSVIPLFILMGNLVTRADVSKDLFDLAYRFVGHRRGGLAIATVLSGGMFSAVCGSSFATTATMARVAYPSMKRYGYADSLAGGAIASAGTLGAMIPPSVPLIVYGVLTSTDIGKLFIAAVLPGILGMVLYIAAVMVATRMTPGLATAGERSSWLERIRGLKSVGAVLLLFLLVIGGIYGNLFTPTEAAGIGAVGALLIMIWRRKFSWQSLMGALRETAMTSAAIFVIMVGAQIFTTFVNVAGFTAMLSDAVQQWDLPGWGIVLGIVVLYLVLGCMLEGMSMLLLTLPIVFPLITNLGLDPIWFGILVVTLIEVGLITPPLGMNVFVLNSVVPSMSLGTIYRGVIYFVLADLLRLALLIGIPGIALFLPSLM, via the coding sequence ATGACTGTCGTTGTCACTGGCATGATCATCCTGATCGTGCTCATGGTTCTGGAAGTACCCATCGCCGTGGCGATGGCTCTGGTTGGTATTGGTGGCTTTGCTTACGTAGTCGATTGGGGCCCGGCCGCCTATATGGCCGCAGAAACCTCGTATCGCCTGGTTCATAACTACAACTTGTCGGTCATCCCACTGTTCATCCTGATGGGCAATCTGGTAACACGGGCGGATGTCTCCAAAGACCTGTTCGATCTGGCCTATCGCTTTGTCGGTCATCGTCGTGGCGGTCTGGCCATTGCCACAGTGCTGTCGGGCGGCATGTTCTCGGCCGTATGCGGTTCCAGCTTTGCGACGACGGCCACCATGGCCCGGGTTGCGTACCCCTCCATGAAGCGCTACGGCTATGCCGATTCCCTGGCAGGTGGCGCTATTGCATCAGCCGGAACTCTGGGTGCCATGATCCCGCCCAGTGTGCCCCTGATTGTCTATGGCGTGCTGACCAGCACGGATATTGGCAAGCTGTTTATTGCAGCCGTATTGCCCGGTATTTTGGGCATGGTGTTGTATATCGCTGCGGTGATGGTGGCCACTCGCATGACTCCCGGTCTGGCAACGGCGGGAGAGCGCAGTTCCTGGCTGGAGCGTATTCGCGGCCTGAAAAGTGTCGGTGCCGTTTTACTGTTGTTCCTGCTGGTCATCGGCGGGATTTACGGCAACTTGTTCACGCCGACTGAAGCGGCCGGTATTGGTGCGGTCGGTGCCCTGCTCATCATGATCTGGCGTCGCAAGTTCTCCTGGCAGAGCTTGATGGGTGCCTTGCGTGAAACCGCCATGACCAGTGCCGCCATCTTCGTGATTATGGTGGGCGCACAAATCTTCACCACCTTTGTGAACGTGGCCGGCTTTACCGCCATGTTGTCCGATGCAGTCCAGCAATGGGACTTGCCGGGCTGGGGCATCGTGTTGGGCATCGTGGTGTTGTACCTGGTCCTGGGCTGCATGCTGGAAGGCATGTCCATGCTTCTGCTGACTTTGCCCATTGTCTTCCCATTGATCACGAACCTGGGCCTGGACCCGATCTGGTTCGGCATTCTGGTGGTGACCTTGATCGAAGTGGGCCTGATTACACCGCCCTTGGGGATGAACGTCTTCGTGCTCAATTCCGTGGTGCCGTCCATGTCGCTGGGCACCATTTACCGAGGCGTTATCTATTTTGTTTTGGCTGATCTGCTGCGCCTGGCGCTCTTGATTGGCATTCCTGGCATTGCTTTGTTTCTGCCCTCATTGATGTAA